DNA from Streptomyces sp. Edi4:
CCCGCCAGCGCCCGGCGCGCCCACCCCGCCGCCGGGCGCGTCCGTACATGCCGGCGCATCCGCAGCGTCGCCGCCGTCACCAGGACCACCGCCGCGAAGTCCTCGCAGAGCAACTGGACCGGACCCGTACCCCCCAACGGCACCGCCCGCAGCGGCGGCAGGGCCAGGGGCGCCCCGAGCGCGCTCGGCACCAGGGCAACGCCCGCGTGCGCGGTGAGCGCGGTCAGGACCGGGGTGAGCCCGAAAAGCAGCGTGAGCAGCAGGCAGACCCCGCCCACCGCGACCACCGCCGGAGCGGTTCTGGGCAGACGCATCGCCGGACGCATGGCCGGACCCTAGACCATGGGACGCCCGGTGAGAAGATGCTGAACATTTCTCAACTATGGCTGTGAGCAGGGGTGTTGGGCGGAACGCCGAGCCCCTAGAGTCCGGCCATGCGGCTACGGGTGACGCCACGGGCGACGAGATGGGCGACGGCGGCCACGGCGACGGCACTGGCCGTCGCCCTCCTGATGGCGGCCGGCCCCCCGAGCGCGGCCCCCGCGCACACGGCCACCGGCCACCGCTGGATCACCGACGACCAGGGCCGCGCGCTCGTCCTGACCGGGCTCAACACCGCGAGCAACGCCAAGTCCCGCCCGGACGGCCTGCCGTGGATCACGGAGGCGGACGTTGGCCGCGAGGCGGACGAGCTCGGCTCCGACTTCGTACGCCTGCTCATCCAGTGGCGCACCGTCGAGCCGAGCCCGGGCCGCTACGACGACGGCTATCTCGACCGGGTCGCCGAGCGCGTGCGCTGGTACGGGGCGCGCGGCTTCCACGTCATGCTCGATCTGCACCAGGACGTCTACGGCCCCGCCGTCAAGGGCAACGGCGCGCCCGCCTGGGCGACCGAGTCCGACGGGCTCCCGGTCGCCGCCCGCGACCCGTGGGAGCTCACTTACGTCGAGCCCGGCACCGTACGCGCCTTCGACCACTTCTGGGGCACCCGCCGGGCCGGCCGCGACCTGCGGGCGCACTACGCGGCGGCCTGGGCGCACGTCGCCGCGCGGTTCGCCGACGATCCGGCCGTGCTCGGCTACGACCTGATGAACGAGCCCTTCGGCGGTAGCGTGCAGGGCCCCGCCTTCGAGGCGGGACCGCTCGCCGCCCTCTACCGCCAGACCATCGCCGCCGTCCGCGCCGTCGACCACGACTCCTGGATCTTCGTGGAGCCCGAGGCGGTCAGCGCCAACTGGGGCCTGCCGAGCGCACTTCCCTACCTCCCCGACCCGCGCGGCTCCGGCGAGCGGGCCCGCATCGCGTACGCGCCGCACCTCTACCCCCTCCCCATGGACCTCGGCGGCGGCTACACCGGCGACGCGGGAAAGTGGGTGGACCGCACGCTCGCGTCCTGGCGCGAGCAGACCGAGAAGACCGCGAGACGGCTCGGCGCGCCCGTCCTGATCGGCGAGTACGGCCTCGACATCGCCCTGCCCGGCGCCCTGCGGTACGTGGAGAAGGTGCGGGCCCTGGCCGACGCCATGGGCGCGGGCACCGCGTACTGGTCCAACGACCCCGGATCCTGGGCCCCTTGGGACCAGAGCCTGCGCCCCACTCCTCTTCTCCCGGTCCTCGACCGCCCGGAGCCCAGGGCGATCGCGGGGGACCCGGTCGCCTACGGCTGGGACGAGGCGAGCCGCACCCTGTCGCTGCGCTGGCGGCCCCAGGCCGGCGTGCGCGGCGACACCGAGGTCCATCTGCCGGCCCGGTTCTTCCCCGAAGGCGGCGTGGTCACGGGCGCCGAGCGGGGCCGGTGGGACCCGAACTCGCGTGTCCTGCACATCACTTCACCGCCCGACGGCCCAGGGGAGGTCTCGGTGCGGATCCGTCCGGGCGCGTGAGGGCCGGGCGGGAGCGGGAACGGATTGAGCCACCCGCCCCTCGGTGGTGTTGTGCCGGGCGCGGGGCTGTTCCTAACGTCCGGTACGCGCCGGAACGTCCGTCGTGCCAGACCGTAGGCGACAGGAGGCAGGCAGTGGACACGACCGTGCCCGAGCGGTCCCGTGGGCGGCCGCGCTGGCGGGGCCTGCTGGCCGCCGCCCAGCGGGAGTACGACGCGCCCGCGCCCCACTACGACAAGGTGATCGACCTGCTCGACCAGGTGGTCGGGTCCGCCGTGCCCGTCGCCGCGCTGCGCAGCGCGAAGGCGCTCCAGGCGCTGGCCCTCACCCAGCTCGCCTACGCGGCCGACTACGGCCCGCTGCGCACGGTCTACCTCACGGCGGCGCGCGAACTGGCGACGGACCCGCTCAGCGCGCCCCGGGCGTCCGCCGCACCGAGCGGCCCGCGAGCACATCGGTCCGCCTGCCGTCCTTGATGACGAACTTTCCGTCGATCAGGACGTACGGGATGCCGACGGGCAGCGTGCGGGGGGCGGCGAAGGTGGCGCCCGCCGCGACGGTGTCCGGGTCGAACAGGACGAGGTCGGCGCGGTAGCCCTCGCGCACCAGGCCGCGGTCGGGCAGGCGCAGACGGGCGGCCGGGCGCGCGGTGAGACGGGCGACGGTCTCCTCAAGGGTGAGGATGCCCAACTCCCGTGCGTAGTGCCCGAGATAGTGCGGGAAGGTGCCATAGGCGCGGGGGTGCGGCTTGTCGCCCTGGAGGATGCCGTCGCTGCCTCCGGTGTGCACCCGGTGGCGCATGATGGCCCGCACGTTCTCCTCGTGGCCGACGTGCTGAAGGATGGTGGGTCCGAGCTCGTCCTCGATGAGCAGCCGGCGCGCGGTGGCCCAGGGCGTCTCGCCCCGCCGCGCGGCGGCCCGGGCGACGCTCTGGCCTACGTATCCGGCGAGCGCGGGGTGGCTCACGCCCGAGATCTCGATGGTGTCCCAGTCGATGGGCACGCCGTGGCAGCCGTCCGCGCCGATGACCTCCATGTGGTGGCGGACGCGTTCGGCGGTGTCGTCGTCGCGCAGCCGGGCGAGGATGGCTTCGGGGCCGCCCTCACTCGCCCAACTGGGCAGCAGGGCGACGAGAGTTGTGCATCCCGGGGTGTACGGATAGGTGTCGAGCGAGATGTCGCCACCTCGCGCGAGCGCGTCGTCCAGCAAAGCGAGCAGGTCGGGTGCGCGGCCCTCGTTCACGCCGAAGTTCATCGTGGCGTGAGCGAGGTGGAGGGCGCATCCCGCGTCCTGGGTGAGCCGGATCATCTCCTCGTACGCGGCGAGGGCGCCGGCGCCGTAGGAACGGTGGTGGGGGCAGTAGTAGCCGTCGTAGCCGGCCACGATGCGGCAGAGTTCGGTGAGTTCGGCGTCACCGGCGTACATGCCGGGGGTGTAGGTGAGCCCCGAGGACATGCCGACCGCGCCCTGTTCAAGACCGTCCGCCACCAACTGCCGCATGTGATCCATCTGTTGAGGTGTGGCGGGCCGGTCGTCCCAGCCGACGGCGAGCATCCGTACGGCGCCCTGAGGGACGAGGTAGGCGGCGTTGACCGCGATGCCCCGGTCGAGGCGGTCGAGGTATTCGCCGACGGTGCGCCAGTCGAAGTCGATGTCGCTTCCGTCGCCGTTCCACCCGGTGATGGCCCGGCGGACCTCGCCGAGGGTGCGGTCGTCGACGGGCGCGTACGAGAGCCCGTCCTGGCCCAGCACCTCAAGGGTGACCCCCTGGGCGGCCTTCGCACTGTGGTCCGGGTCGCGCAACAGGGCGAGGTCGGAGTGGGCGTGCATGTCGATGAACCCGGGGCAGAGGGTGAGGCCGTGGGCGTCGAGCGTGCGGGTGCGGGTGCGGGTGCGGGTGCGGGTGCGGGTGCGGGGGGCGGTGAGCGGGGGCTCGCCCGGCTTCCTGATCTCGGCGATCCGGCCGTCGGTGATGCGGAGGTCGGCGGGGTAGGAGGGGGCGGCGGTCCCGTCGATGACGCGGGCGTCGCGGATGACCAGGTCCATGGGTGCCTCTCGTGTCTACGGTGTCTTGTCCCCCACCCCGCCCCTTCCCGAGACCCGCCGGGGGTCCCTCCGGCTGCGGGCCGCGCGTGGCTGGTGCGCAGTTCCCCGCGCCCCTTGAAAACCCCGTTCGTTTTCGGGTGCGGACCGTGCTCGCTTCTCGCGCAGCTCCCATCGCCCCTGGGCATCCGGTGCTGTCCCCGCATCGGCATCTTCAGCCTGTCATGGGGGTCCCCCCTGGCCCTTGAGGCCTTGGGGGAGATTGAGGACGAGGCCGTTCAGGCCGAACGGGGTCTGGGACGGAGCCCCAAGGTTTTTCGCCCCCGGAGGGTTTGGGGAAGGGGCGGGGAGGGGCCGGAAACCG
Protein-coding regions in this window:
- a CDS encoding cellulase family glycosylhydrolase, which codes for MRLRVTPRATRWATAATATALAVALLMAAGPPSAAPAHTATGHRWITDDQGRALVLTGLNTASNAKSRPDGLPWITEADVGREADELGSDFVRLLIQWRTVEPSPGRYDDGYLDRVAERVRWYGARGFHVMLDLHQDVYGPAVKGNGAPAWATESDGLPVAARDPWELTYVEPGTVRAFDHFWGTRRAGRDLRAHYAAAWAHVAARFADDPAVLGYDLMNEPFGGSVQGPAFEAGPLAALYRQTIAAVRAVDHDSWIFVEPEAVSANWGLPSALPYLPDPRGSGERARIAYAPHLYPLPMDLGGGYTGDAGKWVDRTLASWREQTEKTARRLGAPVLIGEYGLDIALPGALRYVEKVRALADAMGAGTAYWSNDPGSWAPWDQSLRPTPLLPVLDRPEPRAIAGDPVAYGWDEASRTLSLRWRPQAGVRGDTEVHLPARFFPEGGVVTGAERGRWDPNSRVLHITSPPDGPGEVSVRIRPGA
- a CDS encoding alkyl sulfatase dimerization domain-containing protein; translated protein: MDTTVPERSRGRPRWRGLLAAAQREYDAPAPHYDKVIDLLDQVVGSAVPVAALRSAKALQALALTQLAYAADYGPLRTVYLTAARELATDPLSAPRASAAPSGPRAHRSACRP
- a CDS encoding D-aminoacylase, coding for MDLVIRDARVIDGTAAPSYPADLRITDGRIAEIRKPGEPPLTAPRTRTRTRTRTRTRTLDAHGLTLCPGFIDMHAHSDLALLRDPDHSAKAAQGVTLEVLGQDGLSYAPVDDRTLGEVRRAITGWNGDGSDIDFDWRTVGEYLDRLDRGIAVNAAYLVPQGAVRMLAVGWDDRPATPQQMDHMRQLVADGLEQGAVGMSSGLTYTPGMYAGDAELTELCRIVAGYDGYYCPHHRSYGAGALAAYEEMIRLTQDAGCALHLAHATMNFGVNEGRAPDLLALLDDALARGGDISLDTYPYTPGCTTLVALLPSWASEGGPEAILARLRDDDTAERVRHHMEVIGADGCHGVPIDWDTIEISGVSHPALAGYVGQSVARAAARRGETPWATARRLLIEDELGPTILQHVGHEENVRAIMRHRVHTGGSDGILQGDKPHPRAYGTFPHYLGHYARELGILTLEETVARLTARPAARLRLPDRGLVREGYRADLVLFDPDTVAAGATFAAPRTLPVGIPYVLIDGKFVIKDGRRTDVLAGRSVRRTPGAR